A single Nostoc sp. PCC 7107 DNA region contains:
- the grpE gene encoding nucleotide exchange factor GrpE — translation MMDENKQVNNTSQQLGEPIEVKQEMMSDSPAQIDSNESGSEVTEQVAATSNVSGDTAALNQEDGFAATEKTPTETAALTELTQQIESLKVQVEERSTQYMRIAADFENYRKRTSKEKEELDAQVKRNTILELLPVVDNFERARAHLKPQTDGEMTIHKSYQGVYKQLVDSLKRLGVSPMRPEGEQFDPNLHEAVMREPTDEHLEGTVLEELVRGYYIGDRVLRHAMVKVAAPKEDTPSAQEDQSSPANS, via the coding sequence ATGATGGACGAAAATAAACAGGTAAACAATACAAGCCAGCAATTGGGTGAACCAATAGAGGTAAAGCAAGAAATGATGAGCGACTCCCCAGCCCAAATAGACTCCAACGAATCTGGCAGCGAGGTTACTGAGCAAGTGGCAGCCACAAGCAATGTATCAGGAGATACGGCTGCGCTCAATCAAGAAGATGGCTTCGCTGCAACCGAGAAAACACCAACAGAAACAGCCGCTTTGACAGAATTGACTCAACAAATTGAGTCTCTCAAGGTGCAGGTAGAAGAACGTAGTACTCAGTACATGCGGATTGCGGCAGATTTTGAGAATTACCGCAAACGTACTAGCAAAGAAAAAGAAGAGCTAGATGCACAAGTGAAGCGGAATACAATTCTGGAATTACTGCCAGTGGTCGATAATTTTGAACGAGCGCGAGCGCACCTGAAACCACAAACTGATGGTGAGATGACAATTCACAAAAGTTATCAAGGAGTTTATAAACAATTAGTCGATTCCTTAAAACGCTTAGGTGTATCACCGATGCGACCTGAAGGTGAACAGTTTGATCCTAACCTCCATGAAGCAGTAATGCGCGAACCTACGGATGAACATCTAGAAGGAACAGTGTTAGAAGAGTTAGTACGCGGATATTATATAGGCGATCGCGTGCTACGTCATGCAATGGTCAAGGTGGCTGCTCCCAAGGAGGATACACCGTCTGCACAAGAAGATCAGTCGAGTCCAGCTAACAGTTAG
- the dnaK gene encoding molecular chaperone DnaK, protein MGKVIGIDLGTTNSCVAVLEGGQPIVIANSEGGRTTPSIVGFGKGGDRLVGQLAKRQAVTNAENTVYSIKRFIGRRWEDTEEERDRVPYNCVKGRDETVDVQIRGKNYTPQEISAMILQKLKQDAENFLGETVTQAVITVPAYFTDAQRQATKDAGTIAGLEVLRIINEPTAAALAFGLDKQDQEQLILVFDLGGGTFDVSILQLGDGVFEVKATSGNNQLGGDDFDNCIVRWMIERFQEQEKINLAQDKMALQRLREAAEKAKIELSSMASTSINLPFITADDSGPKHLETELSRSKFEELAATLIEATIEPMIQSLKDADLKPQNIDRIILVGGSTRIPAVQNALIKFFNGKTPDRSINPDEAVALGAAIQAGVLGGEVDNLLLLDVTPLSLGIETLGEVFTKIIERNTTIPTSKSQVFSTAIDGQTSVEIHVLQGERAMSRDNKSLGKFLLAGIPPAPRGVPQIEVSFEIDVNGILKVAAQDKGTGREQSIRITNTGGLSSNEVERMRQEAEAFADEDKKRKEFVELKNQADNLVLSYESTLKDNGNFIGEQMKTLAHEKFVQLQAVMTNSSISLQEFQNCLDDFQQTLFAIGADVYNRANGQNSDECEEGSESVLTSQLENPASGTVIPQFNFDFDEEMTAQADYEAID, encoded by the coding sequence ATGGGAAAAGTTATAGGGATCGACTTAGGCACGACTAATAGTTGCGTCGCAGTTTTAGAAGGTGGTCAACCGATTGTGATCGCTAATTCTGAAGGCGGACGAACCACTCCTAGTATTGTGGGATTCGGCAAGGGTGGCGATCGCTTGGTCGGTCAGCTGGCGAAACGTCAAGCAGTAACTAATGCCGAAAATACAGTCTACAGTATTAAAAGATTCATCGGTCGTCGTTGGGAAGATACGGAAGAAGAACGCGATCGCGTTCCTTATAATTGTGTCAAAGGTCGAGATGAAACTGTTGATGTGCAAATTCGTGGCAAGAACTACACACCACAAGAAATCTCGGCGATGATTCTGCAAAAATTGAAGCAGGATGCAGAAAATTTTTTGGGTGAAACTGTCACACAAGCAGTAATTACCGTACCAGCATATTTTACTGATGCCCAACGGCAAGCCACCAAAGACGCTGGCACAATCGCCGGCTTAGAAGTATTACGCATCATTAATGAACCGACTGCTGCGGCTTTAGCCTTTGGCTTAGATAAGCAAGACCAAGAACAACTAATTCTAGTTTTTGACTTGGGTGGTGGTACTTTTGATGTCTCCATTCTGCAATTAGGAGATGGAGTTTTTGAAGTTAAAGCTACTAGTGGAAATAATCAACTTGGTGGTGATGACTTCGATAATTGTATTGTCCGCTGGATGATTGAACGCTTCCAGGAACAAGAAAAAATTAACCTCGCCCAAGACAAGATGGCTTTACAGCGTCTACGAGAAGCAGCAGAAAAAGCCAAAATTGAACTATCCAGTATGGCAAGTACCTCGATTAACTTGCCTTTTATTACGGCTGATGACTCTGGGCCAAAGCATCTAGAGACGGAACTTAGCCGTTCTAAATTTGAGGAACTGGCTGCAACTTTGATTGAAGCTACCATCGAACCGATGATTCAATCCCTTAAAGATGCTGACCTTAAACCACAAAATATTGACAGAATTATTTTAGTTGGTGGTTCTACCCGCATTCCCGCCGTTCAAAACGCTTTAATTAAGTTTTTTAATGGTAAAACCCCTGATCGTTCGATCAACCCTGATGAAGCTGTAGCGTTGGGCGCTGCAATTCAAGCTGGAGTTCTGGGTGGCGAAGTTGATAATCTTTTGTTATTGGATGTTACTCCTCTGTCTTTGGGTATTGAAACCCTGGGCGAAGTATTTACTAAAATTATCGAACGCAACACCACAATTCCTACTAGTAAATCTCAAGTTTTTTCCACTGCTATTGATGGGCAAACTTCGGTAGAAATTCATGTTCTCCAAGGGGAACGGGCAATGTCGCGGGATAATAAAAGTCTGGGTAAGTTTTTGTTGGCGGGGATTCCCCCGGCTCCCCGTGGTGTCCCGCAAATCGAAGTGTCTTTTGAAATCGATGTTAACGGTATCCTCAAGGTTGCTGCTCAAGATAAAGGCACAGGTAGAGAGCAAAGCATTCGGATTACGAATACTGGAGGTTTGAGTTCCAACGAAGTCGAACGGATGCGCCAAGAAGCTGAAGCATTTGCGGATGAAGACAAAAAACGTAAGGAATTTGTTGAACTTAAAAACCAAGCAGATAATCTAGTATTAAGTTACGAATCCACCTTGAAGGATAATGGCAACTTTATTGGTGAGCAGATGAAAACTTTAGCTCATGAAAAATTTGTCCAACTTCAAGCTGTAATGACTAACTCCAGTATTTCGTTGCAAGAATTTCAAAATTGTCTGGATGACTTCCAGCAAACCCTATTTGCGATCGGTGCTGATGTTTACAACCGCGCTAACGGTCAAAATTCTGATGAATGTGAAGAAGGTTCAGAGTCAGTATTAACATCACAATTAGAAAATCCTGCGAGTGGAACTGTAATACCACAGTTTAATTTTGATTTTGATGAGGAAATGACTGCACAAGCTGATTATGAGGCGATAGACTAA
- the dnaJ gene encoding molecular chaperone DnaJ, producing MARDYYEILGVSRDAEKEEIKQAYRRLARKYHPDVNKEAGAEERFKEINRAYEILSEPETRARYDRFGPEGVSGAGVGFQDMGDMGGFADIFESIFSGFAGGGMGGQTAQRRRSGPVRGDDLRLDLKLDFREAVFGGEKEIRISHLETCEACSGSGAKPGTRPRTCSTCSGSGQVRRVTRTPFGSFTQVSTCPTCNGTGSVIEDKCDSCDGKGTNQITKKLKITIPAGVDNGTRLRIGQEGDAGQRGGPPGDLYVYLFVNEDEEFQRDGINVLSEIKVSYLQAILGCRLEVNTVDGPVELIIPPGTQPNTVMKLENRGVPRLGNPVSRGDHLLTVLIDIPTKIIPEERELLEKLAKIKGDRTGKGGLEGFLGNLFK from the coding sequence ATGGCCCGCGATTATTACGAAATTCTGGGTGTCTCTCGTGACGCCGAAAAAGAAGAAATCAAACAAGCTTACCGCCGTTTAGCCCGCAAGTATCACCCAGATGTGAACAAAGAAGCGGGAGCGGAAGAACGGTTTAAAGAAATTAACCGCGCTTATGAGATACTCTCAGAACCAGAAACCCGTGCGCGTTACGATCGCTTTGGCCCAGAAGGTGTTTCCGGTGCTGGTGTGGGCTTCCAAGATATGGGCGATATGGGTGGTTTTGCCGATATCTTTGAAAGCATTTTCAGCGGTTTTGCTGGCGGCGGTATGGGTGGACAGACAGCGCAAAGACGGCGCAGTGGCCCAGTGCGGGGTGATGATTTACGGCTAGACTTGAAGTTGGACTTTCGAGAAGCGGTATTTGGTGGTGAAAAAGAAATTCGCATTTCTCATTTAGAAACTTGTGAGGCTTGTAGTGGCTCCGGTGCAAAACCAGGAACTCGCCCCCGTACTTGTTCAACTTGTAGCGGTTCCGGCCAAGTGCGACGGGTAACTAGAACACCTTTTGGTAGTTTTACACAAGTTTCAACTTGTCCAACTTGTAACGGTACAGGTTCGGTAATTGAAGATAAGTGTGATTCTTGTGATGGTAAGGGTACAAATCAAATTACCAAAAAACTCAAAATTACCATTCCGGCTGGGGTTGATAACGGTACACGCTTACGCATAGGACAAGAAGGTGATGCAGGTCAACGTGGTGGCCCCCCTGGAGATTTATATGTTTACCTGTTTGTTAACGAAGATGAAGAATTCCAAAGGGATGGAATTAATGTTCTTTCGGAAATCAAAGTTAGCTATTTACAAGCGATTTTAGGCTGTCGTTTAGAAGTCAATACGGTCGATGGGCCAGTGGAATTAATCATTCCTCCAGGAACTCAGCCGAATACAGTGATGAAGCTAGAAAATCGTGGTGTACCCCGCTTAGGTAATCCGGTAAGTCGCGGAGATCATCTCCTAACAGTGTTAATTGATATCCCCACAAAGATCATCCCAGAGGAGAGAGAATTGCTAGAAAAGCTGGCTAAAATTAAAGGCGATCGCACTGGTAAAGGTGGTTTAGAAGGATTTTTGGGAAATTTGTTTAAGTAA
- a CDS encoding sulfurtransferase TusA family protein: MSLSSVSTPDAQLDLRGTPCPINFVRTKLRLEKMSPGDLLEVWLDPGEPIEQVPDSLTMAGYQVEQILDCSDYFSLLVRRPSVSP; encoded by the coding sequence ATGAGTCTATCTTCTGTATCTACTCCCGATGCTCAACTTGATCTGCGCGGTACTCCTTGTCCGATTAACTTCGTGCGAACAAAACTTCGCCTAGAAAAAATGTCGCCCGGAGATTTGCTGGAAGTATGGCTCGACCCAGGAGAACCGATTGAGCAAGTACCTGATAGCTTGACTATGGCAGGCTATCAGGTAGAGCAAATTCTAGATTGTTCTGATTATTTTTCTTTGTTAGTCCGCCGTCCAAGCGTTAGCCCATGA
- the rsgA gene encoding small ribosomal subunit biogenesis GTPase RsgA, translated as MIGDTVTTTGQLFGTVLAVQANFYRVQLDQEDKQKKPAHFPILLCTRRTRLKKIGQQVMVGDRVVVEEPDWAGGRGAISEVLPRTGQLDRPAIANVNQIMLVFAVADPPLEPYQLSRFLVKAESTGWDVVICLNKSDLISAQEQREISDRLLGWGYEPLFISVQSSLNIDQILTYLSHKTTVIAGPSGVGKSSLINALIPDINLRVGEISGKLARGRHTTRHVELFELPDGGLLADTPGFNQPDLDYQPEELVQYFPEARKLLKVAHCRFSDCLHRDEPDCAVQGNWERYEHYVEFLDEAIARQTQLNQQADPESTLKLKTKGKGQSKYEPKLESKKYRRISRKTQLQALQDLYQDSEE; from the coding sequence ATGATCGGGGACACGGTGACAACTACTGGACAGTTATTCGGTACCGTCTTGGCTGTACAAGCAAATTTTTATCGTGTACAGCTAGATCAAGAGGATAAACAGAAAAAGCCGGCTCATTTCCCTATTCTTTTGTGTACACGCAGAACGCGACTGAAAAAAATTGGACAGCAGGTAATGGTAGGCGATCGCGTTGTGGTGGAAGAACCAGATTGGGCTGGTGGACGCGGTGCGATCTCAGAAGTTTTACCCCGCACCGGACAATTAGATCGGCCAGCGATCGCTAATGTCAACCAGATTATGCTGGTATTTGCGGTTGCTGATCCACCACTGGAACCTTACCAGTTGAGTCGATTTTTAGTTAAAGCTGAGTCCACTGGCTGGGATGTAGTAATTTGTTTGAATAAAAGCGATTTAATCTCAGCCCAGGAACAGCGAGAAATTAGCGATCGCCTCTTGGGTTGGGGTTATGAGCCGCTATTTATTAGTGTGCAAAGTAGTCTCAATATTGACCAGATATTAACTTATCTCAGTCATAAAACTACTGTGATTGCTGGGCCTTCTGGTGTGGGTAAATCCAGCTTAATTAACGCCCTAATTCCCGATATTAACCTGCGCGTCGGGGAAATTTCAGGTAAACTTGCCCGTGGTCGCCATACGACTCGCCACGTAGAATTATTTGAATTACCTGATGGTGGTTTGCTGGCTGATACTCCTGGCTTTAATCAACCAGATTTAGATTATCAACCAGAAGAATTAGTCCAATATTTTCCCGAAGCGAGAAAGTTACTAAAAGTTGCTCATTGTCGGTTTAGTGATTGTTTACATCGAGACGAACCTGATTGTGCTGTGCAAGGAAATTGGGAACGCTATGAACATTATGTAGAGTTTTTGGATGAAGCGATCGCCAGACAAACCCAATTAAACCAACAAGCCGATCCCGAATCCACCTTGAAGTTAAAAACCAAAGGTAAAGGACAAAGTAAATACGAACCTAAACTAGAAAGTAAAAAATATCGTCGAATTTCTCGCAAAACTCAACTGCAAGCATTACAAGACTTATATCAAGATAGCGAAGAATAA
- a CDS encoding ABC-2 family transporter protein — MKKFIRKTFTFLSVYNAYMMEFRAELILWVLSGSLPIILMGVWMQAAQGGKFGLSSVDFSRYFLTVFVVRQMTVAWVIWEFEKEVVEGKLSPKLLQPIDPVWHHVASHLAERFTRIPFTILLTALFFTLYPQALWLPNLGQVSLFTLAVVLAFILRFVIQYTFAMLAFWTERASALESFWFLFFLFLSGMIAPLNVFPEYIRNIVLFTPFPYLIDFPASILVGLPVDIARGFLCMIGWIMIFLGANRLLWRAGLKQYSGMGA, encoded by the coding sequence ATGAAAAAATTTATTAGAAAAACTTTCACTTTTTTGTCTGTATACAACGCCTACATGATGGAGTTTCGTGCAGAACTAATTTTATGGGTTTTGTCTGGGTCTTTACCAATCATTCTCATGGGTGTTTGGATGCAAGCTGCACAAGGGGGCAAATTTGGGTTGTCATCTGTGGATTTTTCTCGTTATTTTCTGACAGTTTTTGTAGTTAGGCAAATGACAGTTGCTTGGGTAATTTGGGAATTTGAAAAGGAAGTTGTAGAAGGTAAACTCTCACCTAAATTGTTGCAACCAATAGATCCTGTATGGCATCATGTTGCATCTCATCTGGCTGAAAGATTTACTCGCATACCTTTTACCATATTGTTAACAGCTTTATTTTTCACACTTTATCCCCAGGCTTTGTGGTTGCCGAATTTAGGTCAAGTGTCTCTATTTACCTTAGCAGTGGTGTTAGCATTTATCTTGCGGTTTGTAATTCAGTATACCTTTGCTATGTTAGCTTTCTGGACAGAACGGGCTAGTGCGCTAGAAAGTTTCTGGTTCTTGTTCTTTTTATTTTTATCGGGGATGATTGCGCCTTTAAATGTGTTTCCCGAATATATTCGGAATATTGTGTTATTTACACCTTTTCCTTATTTAATTGATTTTCCTGCAAGCATTTTGGTGGGGCTACCTGTGGATATAGCGCGGGGTTTTTTATGTATGATTGGTTGGATAATGATATTTTTGGGCGCAAACCGTTTGTTGTGGCGGGCCGGACTAAAACAATATTCTGGGATGGGTGCGTAA
- a CDS encoding ATP-binding cassette domain-containing protein: MPHIFVENLSKSYPVAIKEPGIAGTITHFFRRTYRSIQAVENVSFEIAPGEVVGFLGPNGAGKTTTLKMLTGLIHPTSGTVRVAGHVPFLRQEAFLQKITLVMGQKQQLIWDLPAIDSLKINAAVYDISDQEFSHRLRELTEMLNLQGKLTQPVRKLSLGERMKAELLAALLHRPQVLFLDEPTLGLDVNAQVAVRDFLRDYNQRYQATVLLTSHYMADITALCQRVLLIHQGKLMYDGSLDGLLERFAPYREIHVELAQPLSREKLRFYGDVQLLDGRSVCFMVEQEALTRTVSKILSELEVIDLKVTEPPIEEVIGKVFQAGVV; the protein is encoded by the coding sequence ATGCCGCATATTTTTGTTGAAAATTTAAGTAAATCTTATCCGGTGGCGATTAAAGAACCAGGTATTGCTGGGACAATTACGCACTTTTTCCGCCGCACCTACCGTTCAATTCAAGCTGTAGAAAATGTTTCCTTTGAAATTGCTCCTGGCGAAGTAGTGGGGTTTTTAGGGCCAAATGGTGCTGGAAAAACTACCACCCTCAAAATGCTCACTGGTCTTATTCATCCTACTAGTGGAACAGTCAGAGTAGCTGGACACGTCCCATTTCTGCGCCAAGAAGCATTTTTGCAAAAAATTACCTTGGTGATGGGACAAAAGCAGCAGTTAATTTGGGACTTACCAGCAATAGACTCTTTAAAAATTAATGCTGCTGTCTATGACATTTCTGACCAAGAATTTTCTCACCGCTTAAGAGAATTAACAGAGATGTTAAACCTCCAAGGAAAGCTGACTCAACCAGTACGCAAGCTATCTTTGGGTGAACGGATGAAAGCAGAACTGTTAGCTGCACTTTTACACCGTCCCCAAGTATTATTTCTTGATGAACCAACTCTAGGCTTAGATGTAAATGCTCAGGTAGCAGTGCGTGATTTCCTGCGCGACTACAATCAGCGTTATCAAGCCACAGTATTATTAACTAGTCACTACATGGCTGATATTACTGCTTTATGCCAACGAGTTTTGTTAATTCACCAAGGAAAGCTGATGTATGACGGTAGTTTAGATGGGTTATTAGAACGCTTCGCACCATACCGAGAAATTCATGTAGAGTTAGCCCAACCTTTATCTAGAGAAAAACTCAGGTTTTATGGGGATGTGCAACTTTTAGATGGGCGCTCCGTATGTTTTATGGTAGAGCAAGAAGCTCTAACTCGTACCGTATCTAAAATTTTGTCAGAGCTAGAAGTCATCGATTTAAAAGTAACAGAACCACCTATAGAAGAAGTAATCGGTAAAGTTTTTCAGGCGGGAGTTGTTTAG
- a CDS encoding AarF/ABC1/UbiB kinase family protein, with the protein MFLTQTVPRQREIIEVVLRNGWDYMRRLLTGGKTDEPQLPTPAVLKNILVNLGPVYIKLGQLLSTRPDLLSAAYIEELSTLQDEVPPVAWSEIEVLIRKQLKSPLEEVFQKVNPVPVAAGSIAQTHRATLADGREVALKVQRPGIDITIAQDIALIQGIADLVARTDFGQTYEIKSIAEEFTKALEAELDFTREAGFTDQLRQNLAKGRWFDPKQIVVAEIHWHLTSKKLLVMEWLDGVPLLSAKLTSNNNGKDIATQRKDITTLLFRAFFQQLYLDGFFHADPHPGNLFYLHDGRVAILDCGMVGRLDPRTQQILTEMLLAIVDLDAGRCAQLTLQLSDSAQPVIVARLENDYDRMLRRYHNVSLTQMNFSQVIYEILQVARNNKIRLPSNMGLYAKTLANLEGVARAFNPEINLFDEVKPLMTDLFRRQLVGENPVRSLLRTALDLKSLSLQSPRQVELLLDRVTSETLRWNLSLHGLDGVRRTMDDAANRLSFSILVGSLIMGAAIISTKAQTPQLSVLSSVLFAAASLLGLWLIISILRSGRLR; encoded by the coding sequence ATGTTCCTAACCCAAACTGTTCCTCGTCAACGAGAAATTATTGAAGTAGTGCTGCGTAATGGCTGGGATTATATGCGAAGGCTACTGACTGGTGGCAAAACTGATGAACCCCAGCTACCAACACCAGCAGTGTTAAAAAATATTTTGGTAAATTTGGGGCCTGTTTATATCAAGCTTGGTCAGTTATTATCTACTCGTCCAGATTTACTCAGCGCCGCCTACATTGAGGAACTGTCAACACTACAAGACGAAGTACCGCCAGTTGCTTGGTCAGAAATAGAAGTACTCATCCGCAAACAGCTAAAAAGTCCTCTAGAAGAAGTTTTTCAAAAGGTAAATCCTGTCCCAGTCGCGGCGGGTTCAATTGCCCAAACTCATCGCGCCACGCTCGCCGATGGTCGGGAAGTCGCTTTGAAAGTGCAGCGTCCCGGAATTGATATCACCATTGCTCAAGATATTGCTTTAATTCAGGGTATCGCTGATTTAGTCGCCCGGACTGACTTTGGGCAAACTTATGAGATTAAATCTATTGCGGAAGAATTTACTAAAGCTTTAGAAGCAGAGTTAGATTTTACGCGAGAAGCAGGTTTTACAGATCAATTACGGCAGAATTTAGCGAAAGGGCGTTGGTTTGACCCGAAACAAATTGTAGTTGCGGAAATTCACTGGCATCTTACATCTAAGAAGTTATTAGTAATGGAGTGGTTAGATGGTGTGCCTTTACTGTCGGCAAAGTTGACCAGTAACAATAATGGTAAAGATATTGCCACCCAACGTAAAGATATTACTACTTTACTATTTCGAGCATTTTTTCAGCAGTTATACCTGGATGGTTTTTTTCATGCTGATCCCCATCCCGGAAATTTATTTTATCTGCACGATGGTCGGGTAGCAATTTTAGATTGCGGTATGGTTGGCAGACTTGATCCCCGCACGCAGCAGATTTTAACAGAAATGTTGTTGGCGATCGTGGATTTAGATGCAGGGAGATGCGCTCAGTTAACGTTGCAACTATCAGATTCGGCACAGCCTGTAATTGTGGCGCGACTAGAAAATGATTACGATCGCATGTTGCGGAGATATCATAATGTCAGCTTGACACAGATGAATTTTAGTCAAGTGATTTATGAAATTTTACAAGTTGCCCGGAACAATAAAATTAGATTGCCGAGCAATATGGGTTTGTATGCCAAAACCCTAGCTAACTTAGAAGGTGTAGCTCGTGCTTTTAATCCAGAAATTAATCTGTTTGATGAAGTCAAGCCATTAATGACAGATTTGTTTCGCCGGCAATTAGTCGGTGAAAATCCAGTGCGATCGCTTCTCCGCACAGCCCTCGACCTCAAAAGTTTATCATTACAATCACCCCGACAAGTTGAACTTTTACTCGACCGTGTAACATCAGAAACACTGCGTTGGAATCTCTCATTACATGGGTTAGATGGTGTACGCCGCACAATGGATGATGCAGCCAATCGTCTTTCTTTCAGTATTCTCGTAGGTTCACTGATTATGGGGGCAGCAATTATTTCCACAAAAGCACAGACACCGCAACTATCGGTTTTAAGTAGTGTGTTATTTGCCGCCGCCAGTTTATTAGGATTGTGGTTGATTATTAGTATTTTGCGATCGGGTCGTTTACGTTAG
- the yidD gene encoding membrane protein insertion efficiency factor YidD, which produces MNTLSFEPLAKTMAIKSITAYQKYISPVKGFACPHRQLYGGESCSTYIKRILSEQSLIEVVKSSQKRFQDCAFASKTLTKTSSGCIVIPCCLPL; this is translated from the coding sequence ATGAATACCCTTAGCTTTGAGCCTCTGGCCAAGACAATGGCAATCAAGTCTATCACTGCTTATCAAAAATATATTTCTCCGGTGAAAGGCTTTGCTTGTCCTCATCGACAATTATATGGTGGAGAATCTTGTTCTACTTACATTAAAAGAATATTAAGTGAGCAAAGCTTGATAGAAGTTGTAAAATCATCCCAAAAAAGATTTCAAGACTGTGCTTTTGCCAGTAAAACCCTAACTAAAACTAGCTCTGGCTGTATTGTAATTCCCTGTTGTCTACCCCTTTAA
- a CDS encoding mannose-1-phosphate guanylyltransferase has translation MNSSLFPVILAGGKGERFWPVSRKDRPKQFLSLDGSSRSLLQATADRLLPLADGWDSLWVITSSQIAEGVRQQLPELPSPNLLIEVEGRDTAAAVAWTSLEIKKRYGEDAIIGFFPADHWIADQKAFTDTLKAATQLATSTKAIVTLGIKPAFPSTGYGYIEQGEQIGSFNELPAYHVNRFTEKPNRELAETFLSTGRFSWNSGMFVFRAGVVLEELYTHAPEIIEPLEQYGPEIYPGLPKKSIDYALMEKTNLAYVLPVDFGWDDLGDWNAIERLLKKEETPNVELATHIGLDTQGAIIYATNPEDVIVTIGLEDVVIVRDRNVTLIVNKERTQEIKQVLKILQDDSRFTDLL, from the coding sequence ATGAATAGTTCCTTGTTCCCCGTCATCCTCGCTGGTGGCAAAGGTGAGCGTTTTTGGCCTGTGAGTCGTAAAGACCGTCCTAAACAATTTTTAAGCCTAGATGGTAGTTCTAGAAGTTTACTGCAAGCAACCGCTGATCGGTTGCTTCCATTGGCAGACGGTTGGGATTCCTTATGGGTGATTACTTCCAGCCAGATAGCTGAAGGTGTTCGTCAACAGTTACCCGAACTCCCATCGCCAAACTTACTAATTGAGGTAGAAGGAAGGGATACTGCCGCAGCTGTTGCTTGGACAAGTTTAGAAATTAAAAAGCGTTATGGAGAAGACGCAATCATCGGCTTTTTTCCGGCTGACCATTGGATAGCTGACCAAAAGGCTTTTACAGACACTCTTAAGGCTGCTACTCAACTAGCAACAAGCACCAAAGCGATTGTTACTTTAGGAATCAAGCCTGCTTTTCCATCAACTGGTTACGGCTACATTGAACAAGGTGAACAGATTGGTAGCTTTAATGAGTTGCCAGCTTATCATGTCAATCGCTTTACTGAAAAGCCTAACCGTGAATTAGCGGAAACTTTTTTATCTACGGGACGCTTTAGCTGGAATAGTGGAATGTTCGTATTTCGGGCTGGGGTTGTTCTGGAAGAACTATACACCCATGCTCCAGAAATTATAGAACCCCTAGAACAATATGGCCCTGAGATTTACCCTGGTTTACCTAAAAAGAGTATAGACTATGCACTCATGGAAAAAACCAATCTAGCATACGTCCTCCCGGTTGATTTTGGTTGGGATGATTTAGGAGATTGGAATGCGATCGAACGCTTGTTAAAAAAAGAAGAGACTCCCAATGTAGAATTAGCTACCCATATAGGTTTAGATACGCAAGGAGCAATTATTTATGCTACTAATCCAGAGGATGTAATTGTTACTATTGGTTTAGAAGATGTGGTGATTGTGCGCGATCGCAATGTTACCCTCATCGTTAATAAAGAACGCACCCAAGAAATTAAGCAGGTTCTCAAAATCCTGCAAGATGACTCCCGCTTTACTGACCTACTGTAA